The following is a genomic window from Actinomycetota bacterium.
GCTAAAACCTGAAGAACTTGAGCGCCTGCGGGAAGAACTGAACAAAGCGATCGCAAATAAGAACAAGGATACGGGAGTCTAGCGGATGAAGCGATTTAAGGAAACAGCTAAAAGGATCAGCGAACATCCGGGTTGGGTTCTATCGGCGATCTTTCTTGTCGGCGGATCGGCCGTCAGTTACTGGCTGTTTTTCGCCTGGCAATGGAGAACCGCAGGGATTGCGACGTTAACAGCCATCCTGCAAGGTTGCCTTGATGTCCTGGCGCCGCTTCAAGGTTATCCAGCTCTCACCATTGCCATATTGCTGGGAGGATTATTGATCGTGGGAGCCGGGGTCGCCGGCGTTCGCACGGCACAGCGCCTCAATGTCGACCATCTTTTCGGTCCTCGCGGTTACGCGATCCTTGATTGTCTAACCGTTTCCGATAAAACGTTGGATAGAGTAACAGCCCATATTGAAAAAAAACTGGGCCGTACCTTACCGGTCAGTCTTGTTAAATCAGACAAGCCGGTTTGTCTTGTTTACGGCCTGATAAAACCGAGAATCGTTATCTCAACGCATGTTTTACGTGAGCTTAATGAAGAAGAGCTGGAAGCGGCCTTATTACATGAAGCCGATCATCTTGTTCGACGCGATCCGCTGCGCCGCGTGACGGCTGAAACAGTGGCCGACCTCCTATTCTTTATCCCGTTGGTTAGGAATCTGACCAGGCATCTGTCCTACGCGCAGGAACTGGAGGCGGACAGGTTCGCCAGCCGGCAGACCGGAAAGCCGGAGATTTTGGCTTCCGCGGTGCTGAAGCTGGCCACTCAGTCCGACATCGGTCTGGCATCGGCGCTTAGCCGCGCCTGGCTGCCTGACAGAGTCAGACGGCTTCTTGACCTGCCGGCGGAAAAACCGCGGCGCCGCTTTAGCTTAGCCGCCGCGGCAATCAGTGTCGTCATGTTGGCCGGTCTGTTTGCTGCGCCGTACGCGTTGGCGAGCGACCGTGTTGTTAAAGGTCACTCAAACGCTTGTTTCAAGGAATGCGTTGCCAAGGGTACCCATAGCACGATACAAGAGTGTCTCAAAGACTGCGGGCACGAAAAGCGGGCTAGGTAAGTAAAAAAATTTGGATATTAACTACTACAATGCATAGTAGTATTTGGAGAGCACATGGGACTTTGGGTGATATTTCTAACAGGTATGGTTACCAGCTTACATTGCGTGGCGATGTGCGGTAATTTCGTGCTGACTTTCGCCATTACCGGCGAGCAGAAAGCGAGATCCAGACTCTCGGCCATGCTGCCGCACCTGTATTATAACGGGACCAAACTCCTCTCTTACACTTTGGTCGGGATCGGCGCCGGATTCTTAGGTTCGGCCGTCGATTTGGGCGGTTTTAAGGGCACCGTCAATATCGTCGCAGGCGTTCTAATGATTCTGATGGCGCTTAACATGTTGAACGTACATCCGGCACTGCGTGTCTTCAGCTTCCGGATGCCGCGGAAACTGTCGGCCAGGCTTTTCAAATCGGCCGCGCAAGCCGACACGTTCGCCCCGGCCGTCTTCGGTCTTTTTAACGGCCTGATGCCTTGCGGGCCGCTGCAGGCGATGCTTATTCTTGCCGCGAGCACCGGCAGTCCTGCCCAAGGCGGTTTAACCATGCTGGCCTTCGGTTTGGGGACGGTGCCGCTGATGCTCGTCTATGGCACTTTCGCCTCGACTTTGGCCAAGAGGTTCAAAGGCCAAGTCACCCTGGCGGGAGCCGTAATTATCATCATTCTAGGTTTGGTCGTCATGAACCGCGGTTTGGTGTTGACAGGTTTTAAATATAACTTCAAGTATGTTTCCGATAAGGCGATCGCCATGGTTATCCCGCCGGAGACCACCGAAGCCGGACAATCGGCCGACGGCAAGGTTCAGAACCTTAAGATCGACATCCAGGGCGGTTACGTCCCTAGTTCTTTAACGGTCAAACCGAACGTGCCGGTCAGGCTGACCATTAACCGTCCGGGCAACGATTTCTGTTCGGAAAGGTTCGTCTTCCCAAAGTTCGGCATCGACAAACAACTGAAGCCGAACGGGACGACGGTAATAGAGTTTACGCCGACTGAGACAGGTCAGTTCACGTTCACCTGCGGTATGGGGATGTATCAAGGCTCGTTGAATGTGGCCGGCGCCGGCGCGGCCGATCGAACTGTAAACTACGGCTTTAACCGGTTTGTCGTGGGGGCAACGTTGATATCGCTCTTACTGACGCTGGGACTAAAACCGCCTGACCCGGAACGGATAAAAGACATCATTAAAACAGGAAGCTTAAGAAGAGTAACAGCCTAAAATGGCTGGGAGGAGGAATCAAGCATGAGTAAGAAGAAGACGAACACGGCCGCGAAAAATGTTGGTAATGTGGCGACCTTCGTGGAAACGATACGACGGAGCAACACCAGCAGGAAAGCGTTGTTTGTTGCCATCTTAACAGGGTTATTTGTGCTGTACGGCGTTTACGCGGCTTTTGCCACGCTGATCAGTCCGACGGGTTCAATAGCCGACGGGACGGCGATCGCTGCCTCTCAGGTTAGCGATGCCATAAGTTCTGGCGGCGGCGGATGCTGTGGCGGAGGCGGCGGAGCCGGTGGTGAAGCCGGCGGCACGGCTGTTCCAAGCGGCGGCGGCGGCGGATGCTGCGGCGGTGGCAACCAGACCGAGGTCAAAGGGGCGGCGACTGTTAACGGGAACATCCAAGAGATTACCGTACAGGTCGCTGGTGGGTATAACCCGAATGTGATTGAGGTCAAGAAGGGTATTCCGCTCAAACTCACCTTCGAGCGAAATACATCCGGCGGTTGCGATTCCCAAATATCTATTCCGGCAATAGACGTATTTGAGAATCTGCCGACTAATGGCAAGGTTACCTATAATATCCCAGTACCGAACGAAGTCGGCCAGGTTATCGATTTTACCTGCGGTATGAACATGTTAAGCGGTCAGATTAGGGTAATCGACTAATAATTGGACTACACTAAAGGAGGAAGAATGAGCACCAACACAACGCAACTGCAGTCAACGGGCATGACTTGTCCCAGCTGCAGTATGCTGATCGAGATGACGTTGAAAAGAGAAAAAGGCGTGATTGACGCAATCTCCGATTATGCGACTCAAAAAACCGACGTCACCTACGACCCAGCCGAGACTGACATCCCGACAATCATTGAGAAGGTTAACGGAGCCGGGTACGAAACCACCGAAGTGAAATAACGGACTAGGAGCGTCAAGCGCGACTTTAGCGGTTGGTTTTTAAGTATCGCTGGATGACCTCTACAAGCTCGTTGACAGAGTCCTCTCCGTGTCCCCTGGCAAGCGCGTTCTTCACGCAGCCCTTGACATGGTTCTCGAGGATGATGAGGCCGACTTTCTGCATAGCAGCTTGTACGGAAGAGATCTGCACGAACACGTCGACGCAGTATTTCTCTTCTTCCAGCATCCGTTGGATGCCGCGGATCTGTCCTTCGATTCGCTTGAGGCGCGATAACAATTGCTTTTTGTCTTGCGGATATCCGACCATGATTTCACCTCACAATTCGTATACCCCTATTATCAATGAATATGGGTCTTGTGTCAATCTTGAAAAAGCTTGAAGATATAGCAGGCAAGCGCTATTGCGAAGACGAACAAGATAATGTATTATAGTGATACCGGGTAGGGGAATAGGGTACATAGGAAAATATGACGAAAGCTCGCTTGACCCCTCCAACAACAAAGCGGCGGCAGATGTCCCGCTGCAGATACACACGAGAGGAGATGACATGGTAACGCGGCTAGATGAGAAGAAGAAGGAAGCTGTGCTCCCCGTAGAGGGTATGTCCTGCGCAGCCTGCGTAACCAAGGTTGAGACTGCACTGCGCAATATGAAGGGGGTTTACGACGCAAAGGTAAACCTCGTGGCGCGCAAAGCCTACATTGATTACGACCCCGATCAGATGAACGTTTTGGCGTTAGTAAAAACTATTGAAAGCTTAGGATATGAAGTGCCTCAAGAGGAGGTGCTGCTCCACATAGGGGGCATGAGTTGTGCCGCCTGTGTCAAGAAAGTCGAAATGGTCGTCGGGGACATCTCCGGCGTAACCTATGTCGTCGTCAACCTCCCGGCCGAAAGCGGCAAAATCCGATTTTATCCCGGTTCGGTAACCAAGGCCGAAATAAAAAAGGTCATTAAGGAGCTGGGCTATGAGGTAGGCGAGAAGCTCCAAGGCCACGAGGCTCTGGATCGCGAAAGGGACGCGCGTGAGCGCGAACTGGCTCGCCAACGACGCAACATGTGGATTGCCTGGCCGCTTGCGACGATGGTCATGATCGGCATGTTTCAGCCGATGTTGATGGGGATTCTGCCGGCGTGGATGAACAATAAGTTGTTCCTGTGGGCGCTGACCACCCCGGTAGTCTTTATACCGGGCTTCCAGTTCTTCGCCAACAGCTTCCGAGGCCTACGACGCGGGGCGACCGACATGAACTTGCTTTATGCCACTGGTATCGGCGCGGCGTATATGATCGCCACGATCAACACCGTCTTTCCTAACGCTGGTTTCGGCGGACCGGGCGCGACGTTTTTCGAGTCGGCGGCATTGCTGACGGCGTTTATTGTTGCCGGTCGGTACATGGAAGCACTGACGCGCGGCCGGGCATCCGAAGCTATCCGTAAACTGATGAGCCTCCAGGCGAAGACCGCGCGGGTTATACGCGACGGCCAGGAAATCGAGGTCGCGGCCGATGATGTCGAGATCGGTGACGTGATCCTGGTGAAGCCGGGCGAAAGCATCCCGGTTGACGGCGAGGTCATCGAGGGATACTCGGCGGTTGACGAGTCCATGATCACAGGCGAGAGTATTCCTGTTGAGAAAAAGGGTGGCGACCAGGTAATCGGAGCGACCATCAACAAGACCGGCGCCTTCAAATTCACGGCGACCAAAGTCGGCAGCGATACGGCTCTGTCCCAGATTATCAAGCTGGTCGAGGACGCTCAGGCATCGAAGGCGCCGATCCAAAAGCTGGCCGATTTCGTGGCCGGCCATTTCATTGCCGGTGTGCACGTGCTTTCCCTGCTGGTCTTCCTTTTCTGGTTCTTCTACGGGTACGAAGCCTTCTTCACTCCCGGGAGCAGTTTCATTCTGTCCATGGAGACCCTTAGCACCATCGGCGTATTCGGCTTCTCCCTGCTTCTGAGCGTCACGACGCTGATCATCTCATGTCCGTGCGCGTTGGGTTTGGCGACGCCGAGCGCGATGATGGCGGGCACGGGTAAGGGCGCCGAGCACGGCATACTCTTCAAGGGTGCCGACGCTGTGGAGGCAACATCGAAGCTACAGGCCATTGTGTTCGACAAGACCGGAACGCTAACAAAGGGCGAGCCGTCACTGACGGACGTGGTGATGGCGCCAGACTTTGAGCGGAGTGAGGTGCTGCAGCTCGCGGCGATTGCGGAGAAGAACTCTGAGCACCCCCTTGGCGAAGCAATCGTCAACGGAGCTGAGTCGGAGGGTCTGGCCCTCGAGGGATGTGAGAAGTTCAACGCCATCATCGGCCACGGCATAGAAGCGCGTGCCAATGGCCGCGACGTGTTACTGGGTAATCGTCGTCTTATGAAGCAGCGGGGTATCGACTTTGAGGCCCTCATGGCCGAGACCGAGCGCCTGGAGACCGAAGGCAAGACAGCGATGCTGGTTGCCATCGATTCTAAGGCAGCCGGAATTGTCGCTGTGGCGGACACGCTTAAGGAGAACTCAGCGGTTGCGGTATCAAGGCTAAAAGGTCTGGGAATCAAGATCGCGATGATCACTGGCGACAACCAGCGGACCGCGGCGGCTATTGCCCGTCAGGTCGGCATCGATACTGTACTGGCCGAGGTCCTGCCGCAGGACAAGGCAAATGAAGTCAAGAACCTGCAAAGTGAGGGTCTGCTAGTAGGAATGGTCGGCGACGGCATTAACGACGCGCCTGCGCTCGCCCAAGCCAATGTGGGCATTGCCATCGGCAGCGGGACCGACGTTGCCAAGGAAACCGGCGACATTGTGCTTATCAAAGACGATATCCGCGATGTCGTCTCGGCAATTGAAGTCGGCAGGGCGACCATGCGGAAGGTTAAGCAGAACTTGTTCTGGTCCTTCATTTACAACACGCTGGGCATCCCGATCGGTGCGGGCATTCTGTACCCCGTAGTCGGAATCCTGGTCAGTCCGGAACTGGCTGCTTTCTTTATGGCGATGAGCTCAATATCGGTAACGATGAACACATTGCTTCTTAAGAAGTTTGTTCCGACTATGAGGCGCGAGGAGGTGCACGCGTAATGAAACAACAGAACACTGCGCGGATTAGCGCACTGATATATTCATCGATCTCGTTTGGGCTGGCGGGGCTATTTGTCGCCGCTACGTACTTGAATGGTAAGGGTTATCCGCCGGTTGCCCGATGGGGCGGTTTTGTCTGGGTGACCATTTTAAGTTTGATCATCACAATGCCGCTCGTAATCCCGAGGGTCAAGAAGTATTACGAGGCGGCGGCTTGATCATACCCCCGCCGGCGGGGGGCTGAAATAACATCATGAAGCGGTATTTACAGCCTGAAACCGTTTATTATACGTTTCTAATGCTTAGCGGATTATTTGCCGGATCTATATTCATCGCCCCCTTGATGATTGATTCAGGCAATGGGGTCTTAACGGGAGCTGGGGCAGTTTTATACAAAATCAGCACGTTCTTCTGCGCGCAAGTCCCGGAACGTTCATTCCACTTCGGGACAACCCAGCTTCCCGTTGACGCCCGCATGACCGGAGTCTTTGTCGCAGGATTTATCGGGTTGCTCGCGCCGGCGCTTAGACGCCCAAAACGCGTCCCCTGGATATACCTTATCGCAGGTCTGCTAATGACGTTACCTCTGGCGATCGACGGAACGACGCAGACAATACTGGTCTGGCGTGAAAGCAACAACATATTAAGGCTGGTCACAGGTTTAATAGCGGGGGTCGGTGTCATGTATGCTCTCGGCGCTATCCTGTTGGACGGCACGGAGATGATAGGATTCCGGCGCGTCCGATCTTCGCCCCCCGTAAGAGCAGCTACGGCCTTTTGCTTGGTTGTCGTGCTTATCTTCCTTGCAACCGGGGCTTTTTACGGACGCAATATGATAACGCGTAATGAAGCAGTCGCGAAAGCTGGGTTGTCATCTGAGGCAGGAAAGATCCGTATGGTTTACTGGCTGCCTTCCAACTCCGGGATATCCGTGGTCTTTAATCCTTTCGCAGGAACATATAATGACGCCGTATTAAACGATTTGCTTGAAGCCCGCGGCCTGCGCTCGACGCTCGGAGCCTGGATTGTCGCAGACGTCGATAAAATCCCGACATCTTCGCGGACGCCTTTCCTGCCTGAAACACCAGGCGATTTCAACTACATTGACGCCATCACCGGCCGGATTATACTGAGCACCGTTCAGTAGCATTTCAGGTATTCATCCCCGCATCCTTGACAAAGGAACATCTGTCTGATATATATACTATTATCCGATAGGAATACTAGGGTTATTAGGAGGGGAATGGCATGAATGTATATCAGAGCGTGTTGGAGACCATAGGGCACACCCCGCTTATCAGGCTTGGCAAGCTGTCAGATAGGACCGGTAAGGAAATTCTGGCGAAAGTTGAATATTTTAATCCCGGCGGCAGCGTCAAGGACAGGATAGCCGTTCGTATGCTTGAGCGCGCCGAGAGCGACGGGTTAATCAATCCCGATACGACGATTATCGAAGCGACGGCTGGAAACACGGGCGTTGGGTTGGCCATAGTCGCCGCCATCAAAGGCTGGAAGACGATTTTCGTTCTGCCTGACAAAATGAGTTCTGAAAAAATCGCGCTTCTTAAGGCTTATGGCGCGGCCATCGTGATTACCCCGACCAACGTTCCCCCGAACGATCCTCGGAGCTATAACAGTGTGGCTGACCGTCTTAGCCTGGAGATTGAAAATTCGTGGCGCCCCGGCCAGTTCTCGAATATGGCGAATCCGGAAGCTCATTACCTGACCACAGGTCCGGAAATCTGGAATGACACGGACGGGGCGGTAGATGTTTTCGTGGCCGGCGTCGGTACCGGCGGTACGGTCACTGGCGTTGGACGGGCATTGCGCGAGAAAAAGAAAGACATAAAGATAGTTGTCGCCGACCCCGAAGGCTCGATTCTTTCGGGCGGCGAGCCTGGCTCCTGGAAGGTTGAAGGGATCGGCGAGGATTTCTTTCCCGAGACGTTTGATTCGACTTTAGTTAATGAATATGTCCGCGTCAGCGACGCGGAATCATTTGCGGCCGCGCGAATGCTAGCCCGACAAGAAGGGCTACTGGTCGGAGGGTCTGCCGGGACGGCGCTGGCAGCCGTCGTGAAATACGCGGCTGGCTCGACGACCAGGGAAACGATCGTGGTTCTTCTGCCCGACACCGGGCGCAATTATTTAAGCAAGTTTTTCTCGGACGAGTGGCTGGAAGATAACGGATTCATGGCGGAGGTGACCCGTCTTGCGGTTTAGGACGCTGGCGGTCCACGCGGGTCAGGATCCTGATCCATCGACCGGCGCGACGATTCCGCCCATTCATCTTTCATCAACATTCACCCAGGACAGGGTGGGCAGGCACAAAGGTTATGAATACGCCCGCGTTGCCAACCCGACACGGACGGACTTGGAGACGATGATCGCCGCCCTGGAAAACGCGCGATACGGCGCAGCCTATGCTTCTGGAATGGCGGCCATCCACGCCATATTCTCAATCCTTGAGCCGGGCGCGCACACCGTTTTATCATCCGACGTATACGGAGGGACTTATCGCCTGGTCGATAAGCTATTGGCGTCGAGAGGGATTACCTACGCAATGGTTGATACCTCGGATCCGGGGGCGGTTGCGGCCGCGGTTACGCCTGAGACGCGCCTTGTTTTTACGGAAACGATTACCAACCCCCTGCTAAAGCTGCCTGACATAAAGGCGCTGAAGAAAGCGGCCGGGAGAAACGTGATCCTGGCCGTAGACAACACCTTCGCGTCGCCTTATCTTCGACGTCCTCTCGAGGAGGGGGCGGACATCGTCGTCCACAGTTCAACCAAGTATCTGGCCGGTCACAGCGATGTAATAGGCGGTTTGGTTATCACACGGGACCGGAAGACAGCAGAGGGTCTGCGGTTTGTCCAAAAGACGGTCGGCGCCGTACCGTCTCCGCTTGATTGCTACCTGACCATTCGAGGCATCAAAACGCTGGCCGTTCGGATGGATGCCCACGAGAGAAACGCGCGTGCTGTGGCTGAATTGCTAAGACACCACCCGCGCGTCAAGGAAACGCTTTACCCCGGCCTTTCGGGAATTGTGTCTTTCAGGATTGACGGCGGGGAAACAGAAGCGCGCCGTTTTGCTGAATCATTGCGCGTGTTCGCCTTGGCTGAAAGCCTGGGCGGGGTCGAATCGCTTGTCTCCTTACCGGCGTTTATGACACACGCGGCCTTTGACACCGGTCTGCGTGCGAAACTTGGGATTACCGACGATTTAGTCAGGCTATCGGTCGGGATAGAAGATCAGGACGACCTTTTGGAGGACATCTCCGCTGCTC
Proteins encoded in this region:
- a CDS encoding M56 family metallopeptidase, which encodes MKRFKETAKRISEHPGWVLSAIFLVGGSAVSYWLFFAWQWRTAGIATLTAILQGCLDVLAPLQGYPALTIAILLGGLLIVGAGVAGVRTAQRLNVDHLFGPRGYAILDCLTVSDKTLDRVTAHIEKKLGRTLPVSLVKSDKPVCLVYGLIKPRIVISTHVLRELNEEELEAALLHEADHLVRRDPLRRVTAETVADLLFFIPLVRNLTRHLSYAQELEADRFASRQTGKPEILASAVLKLATQSDIGLASALSRAWLPDRVRRLLDLPAEKPRRRFSLAAAAISVVMLAGLFAAPYALASDRVVKGHSNACFKECVAKGTHSTIQECLKDCGHEKRAR
- a CDS encoding DUF2085 domain-containing protein, which encodes MKRYLQPETVYYTFLMLSGLFAGSIFIAPLMIDSGNGVLTGAGAVLYKISTFFCAQVPERSFHFGTTQLPVDARMTGVFVAGFIGLLAPALRRPKRVPWIYLIAGLLMTLPLAIDGTTQTILVWRESNNILRLVTGLIAGVGVMYALGAILLDGTEMIGFRRVRSSPPVRAATAFCLVVVLIFLATGAFYGRNMITRNEAVAKAGLSSEAGKIRMVYWLPSNSGISVVFNPFAGTYNDAVLNDLLEARGLRSTLGAWIVADVDKIPTSSRTPFLPETPGDFNYIDAITGRIILSTVQ
- a CDS encoding copper-translocating P-type ATPase, with the protein product MVTRLDEKKKEAVLPVEGMSCAACVTKVETALRNMKGVYDAKVNLVARKAYIDYDPDQMNVLALVKTIESLGYEVPQEEVLLHIGGMSCAACVKKVEMVVGDISGVTYVVVNLPAESGKIRFYPGSVTKAEIKKVIKELGYEVGEKLQGHEALDRERDARERELARQRRNMWIAWPLATMVMIGMFQPMLMGILPAWMNNKLFLWALTTPVVFIPGFQFFANSFRGLRRGATDMNLLYATGIGAAYMIATINTVFPNAGFGGPGATFFESAALLTAFIVAGRYMEALTRGRASEAIRKLMSLQAKTARVIRDGQEIEVAADDVEIGDVILVKPGESIPVDGEVIEGYSAVDESMITGESIPVEKKGGDQVIGATINKTGAFKFTATKVGSDTALSQIIKLVEDAQASKAPIQKLADFVAGHFIAGVHVLSLLVFLFWFFYGYEAFFTPGSSFILSMETLSTIGVFGFSLLLSVTTLIISCPCALGLATPSAMMAGTGKGAEHGILFKGADAVEATSKLQAIVFDKTGTLTKGEPSLTDVVMAPDFERSEVLQLAAIAEKNSEHPLGEAIVNGAESEGLALEGCEKFNAIIGHGIEARANGRDVLLGNRRLMKQRGIDFEALMAETERLETEGKTAMLVAIDSKAAGIVAVADTLKENSAVAVSRLKGLGIKIAMITGDNQRTAAAIARQVGIDTVLAEVLPQDKANEVKNLQSEGLLVGMVGDGINDAPALAQANVGIAIGSGTDVAKETGDIVLIKDDIRDVVSAIEVGRATMRKVKQNLFWSFIYNTLGIPIGAGILYPVVGILVSPELAAFFMAMSSISVTMNTLLLKKFVPTMRREEVHA
- a CDS encoding metal-sensitive transcriptional regulator — translated: MVGYPQDKKQLLSRLKRIEGQIRGIQRMLEEEKYCVDVFVQISSVQAAMQKVGLIILENHVKGCVKNALARGHGEDSVNELVEVIQRYLKTNR
- a CDS encoding PLP-dependent aspartate aminotransferase family protein: MRFRTLAVHAGQDPDPSTGATIPPIHLSSTFTQDRVGRHKGYEYARVANPTRTDLETMIAALENARYGAAYASGMAAIHAIFSILEPGAHTVLSSDVYGGTYRLVDKLLASRGITYAMVDTSDPGAVAAAVTPETRLVFTETITNPLLKLPDIKALKKAAGRNVILAVDNTFASPYLRRPLEEGADIVVHSSTKYLAGHSDVIGGLVITRDRKTAEGLRFVQKTVGAVPSPLDCYLTIRGIKTLAVRMDAHERNARAVAELLRHHPRVKETLYPGLSGIVSFRIDGGETEARRFAESLRVFALAESLGGVESLVSLPAFMTHAAFDTGLRAKLGITDDLVRLSVGIEDQDDLLEDISAALR
- a CDS encoding sulfite exporter TauE/SafE family protein, whose product is MGLWVIFLTGMVTSLHCVAMCGNFVLTFAITGEQKARSRLSAMLPHLYYNGTKLLSYTLVGIGAGFLGSAVDLGGFKGTVNIVAGVLMILMALNMLNVHPALRVFSFRMPRKLSARLFKSAAQADTFAPAVFGLFNGLMPCGPLQAMLILAASTGSPAQGGLTMLAFGLGTVPLMLVYGTFASTLAKRFKGQVTLAGAVIIIILGLVVMNRGLVLTGFKYNFKYVSDKAIAMVIPPETTEAGQSADGKVQNLKIDIQGGYVPSSLTVKPNVPVRLTINRPGNDFCSERFVFPKFGIDKQLKPNGTTVIEFTPTETGQFTFTCGMGMYQGSLNVAGAGAADRTVNYGFNRFVVGATLISLLLTLGLKPPDPERIKDIIKTGSLRRVTA
- a CDS encoding pyridoxal-phosphate dependent enzyme, coding for MNVYQSVLETIGHTPLIRLGKLSDRTGKEILAKVEYFNPGGSVKDRIAVRMLERAESDGLINPDTTIIEATAGNTGVGLAIVAAIKGWKTIFVLPDKMSSEKIALLKAYGAAIVITPTNVPPNDPRSYNSVADRLSLEIENSWRPGQFSNMANPEAHYLTTGPEIWNDTDGAVDVFVAGVGTGGTVTGVGRALREKKKDIKIVVADPEGSILSGGEPGSWKVEGIGEDFFPETFDSTLVNEYVRVSDAESFAAARMLARQEGLLVGGSAGTALAAVVKYAAGSTTRETIVVLLPDTGRNYLSKFFSDEWLEDNGFMAEVTRLAV
- a CDS encoding cupredoxin domain-containing protein, which encodes MSKKKTNTAAKNVGNVATFVETIRRSNTSRKALFVAILTGLFVLYGVYAAFATLISPTGSIADGTAIAASQVSDAISSGGGGCCGGGGGAGGEAGGTAVPSGGGGGCCGGGNQTEVKGAATVNGNIQEITVQVAGGYNPNVIEVKKGIPLKLTFERNTSGGCDSQISIPAIDVFENLPTNGKVTYNIPVPNEVGQVIDFTCGMNMLSGQIRVID
- a CDS encoding cation transporter, translated to MSTNTTQLQSTGMTCPSCSMLIEMTLKREKGVIDAISDYATQKTDVTYDPAETDIPTIIEKVNGAGYETTEVK